A genomic region of Candidatus Methylomirabilota bacterium contains the following coding sequences:
- a CDS encoding glutamate synthase: MKTVECQGRTVRQINEAIRRLVEDGEPEILVRHPGARHNLAVAVVRDVAITIDGPAGYYAGGMSDGIRLRVRGSAGWGVAECLMSGEVVVEGNAGNGAAASIRGGTVVIRGDAAARAGIAMKGGLLVIGGRAGYMTGFMMQRGTIIICGDAGEALADSMYEGVVFVGGRIAELGNDAVVSDASPGELREIQATLARYGLPGPKAFRKVVSGRKLWNYDKKELDVWKAAF, from the coding sequence GTGAAGACCGTCGAGTGCCAGGGGAGGACGGTCCGGCAGATCAACGAGGCGATCCGGCGCCTGGTGGAGGACGGCGAGCCCGAGATCCTCGTGCGGCATCCCGGCGCGCGGCACAACCTCGCGGTGGCGGTCGTCCGGGACGTGGCCATCACCATCGACGGCCCGGCCGGCTACTACGCCGGCGGGATGAGCGACGGCATCCGGCTCAGGGTCCGGGGCTCGGCGGGCTGGGGCGTCGCCGAGTGCCTCATGTCGGGTGAGGTCGTCGTCGAGGGGAACGCCGGCAACGGCGCGGCGGCCTCCATCCGGGGCGGGACCGTCGTGATCCGCGGAGACGCGGCGGCCCGGGCCGGGATCGCGATGAAGGGCGGGCTCCTGGTGATCGGCGGCCGCGCCGGCTACATGACGGGCTTCATGATGCAGCGGGGCACCATCATCATCTGCGGGGACGCCGGGGAGGCGCTGGCCGACTCCATGTACGAAGGCGTCGTCTTCGTCGGCGGCCGGATCGCCGAGCTCGGGAACGACGCCGTCGTCTCCGACGCGAGCCCCGGCGAGCTGCGGGAGATCCAGGCGACGCTCGCCCGGTACGGGCTTCCGGGTCCCAAGGCCTTCCGCAAGGTGGTCTCGGGCCGAAAGCTCTGGAACTACGACAAGAAGGAGCTGGACGTATGGAAGGCGGCGTTCTGA
- a CDS encoding glutamine phosphoribosylpyrophosphate amidotransferase: MCGIVGFFDKAGRPGRPLGATLLGMLDALACRGPDSSGIALWGEPADGLVVRVKMGEGEDALARRPAILREAARQGRVGATETQGALLRLVVAKAEPVELGAAIEAIAPDVEVVSIGRRLEIVKQVGAPANLEVEFGISRRRGTHGLGHTRLSTESRVDLSHSQPFWAHGTADLAIVHNGHITNYHRLRRVYEQEGVRFYTENDSEIIGIYLARKLGEGLSLREALEASLRDLDGSFSYLAATADAFGFAKDPFCLKPLIVSESERAVAVANEEIALQAALPEGYQAREAGGRAVAVWEVPDPASRLGARPRRARSRRRAA, from the coding sequence ATGTGTGGCATCGTCGGCTTCTTCGACAAGGCCGGGAGGCCGGGGCGGCCCCTGGGGGCGACCCTGCTCGGCATGCTGGACGCGCTGGCCTGCCGGGGGCCGGACTCCTCGGGGATCGCCCTGTGGGGCGAGCCGGCCGACGGGCTCGTAGTGCGCGTGAAGATGGGTGAGGGCGAGGACGCGCTCGCGCGCCGGCCCGCGATCCTCCGGGAGGCCGCCCGGCAGGGGCGGGTCGGGGCCACGGAGACGCAGGGCGCGCTCCTCCGGCTCGTCGTCGCCAAGGCGGAGCCGGTGGAGCTGGGCGCGGCCATCGAGGCGATCGCCCCCGACGTCGAGGTGGTCTCGATCGGCCGGCGGCTCGAGATCGTCAAGCAGGTGGGGGCGCCGGCCAACCTGGAGGTGGAGTTCGGCATCTCCCGGCGAAGGGGAACCCACGGGCTCGGCCATACTCGCCTCTCTACCGAGAGCCGGGTGGACCTCTCCCACTCCCAGCCGTTCTGGGCGCACGGGACCGCCGACCTCGCGATCGTCCACAACGGGCACATCACCAACTACCATCGGCTGCGCCGGGTCTACGAGCAGGAAGGCGTCCGCTTCTACACGGAGAACGACTCCGAGATCATCGGGATCTATCTGGCGCGCAAGCTCGGCGAAGGGCTCTCCCTGCGGGAGGCCCTCGAAGCGTCGCTCCGCGACCTCGACGGCAGCTTCAGCTACCTGGCCGCCACCGCCGACGCCTTCGGCTTCGCCAAGGACCCCTTCTGCCTGAAGCCGCTGATCGTGAGCGAGAGCGAGCGCGCGGTGGCCGTCGCCAACGAGGAGATCGCGCTGCAGGCGGCGCTCCCCGAGGGCTACCAGGCTCGGGAGGCTGGCGGCCGGGCCGTCGCGGTGTGGGAGGTCCCGGATCCGGCCTCACGCCTGGGCGCGCGCCCCCGCCGGGCGCGAAGCCGGAGGCGGGCGGCGTGA
- a CDS encoding ABC transporter ATP-binding protein encodes MLSLRDVDTYYGRIQVLRGVSLRVDHGEIVCLLGGNASGKSTTMKTILGAVRPAAGTVEFEGRVINAARTAERIAMGLAIVPENRRVFPRMTILENLEMGAFVRADRGAVQADLERVLALFPRLRERLGQRAGTLSGGEQQMLAMGRALMARPRLILMDEPSMGLSPQLVERNFELIQEINRSGVTVFMVEQNAAMALSIAHRGYVLRTGEIVMAGPAAELLRSEGIRRAYLGEM; translated from the coding sequence GTGCTTAGCCTCCGGGACGTCGACACCTATTACGGCCGCATCCAGGTCCTGCGGGGGGTGAGCCTCCGGGTGGATCACGGCGAGATCGTCTGTCTCCTCGGCGGGAACGCCTCGGGGAAGTCCACCACGATGAAGACGATCCTCGGCGCGGTCCGGCCCGCCGCCGGCACCGTCGAGTTCGAGGGGCGCGTCATCAACGCGGCCCGGACGGCGGAGCGGATCGCCATGGGACTGGCCATCGTCCCCGAGAACCGGCGTGTCTTTCCCCGCATGACGATCCTGGAGAACCTGGAGATGGGCGCGTTCGTCCGAGCCGATCGGGGGGCAGTGCAGGCCGACCTCGAGCGCGTCCTCGCGCTGTTCCCTCGGCTGCGCGAGCGCCTCGGCCAGCGAGCCGGCACGCTCTCCGGCGGCGAGCAGCAGATGCTGGCCATGGGCCGGGCCCTGATGGCGCGCCCCCGGCTCATCCTGATGGACGAGCCGTCCATGGGACTCTCCCCCCAGCTCGTCGAGCGGAACTTCGAGCTGATCCAGGAGATCAACCGGAGCGGCGTCACCGTCTTCATGGTCGAGCAGAACGCCGCCATGGCGCTCTCCATCGCCCACCGCGGCTACGTCCTGCGCACGGGCGAGATCGTGATGGCCGGCCCGGCCGCCGAGCTCCTGCGGAGCGAAGGCATCCGGCGCGCCTACCTCGGCGAGATGTAG